A part of Acidobacteriota bacterium genomic DNA contains:
- a CDS encoding HAD family hydrolase produces the protein MKAKRSRRSNSGAAKRRAGRALRGNPAERRERPLITTVIFDLDDTLYDCFRQRVQLAHRHAAEAMVEAGVAATVAQVFQARMGAFKQDPHLQYIDEAVCRRFKVANPELAKMRARAAYFSTPVGKLTLFPASRRVLRTLARRGVRNFIVSFGDPETQHAKVRALGLDVEKSVKKIFYADTGKLMTKEAIFKVIQQHEEKDPRKILVVGDRPSSEIKAGKSLGFHTARLQHGEFAVLEPVGVEEEADRTIYSIGDVLKLPYRYGK, from the coding sequence ATGAAGGCGAAGCGGTCGCGTCGTTCGAATAGCGGGGCGGCGAAGCGGCGAGCCGGTCGGGCGCTCCGCGGGAACCCCGCGGAGCGTCGCGAACGTCCGCTTATCACAACCGTTATCTTCGACCTGGACGACACGCTCTACGACTGCTTTCGGCAGCGCGTGCAACTGGCGCATCGCCACGCCGCCGAGGCGATGGTCGAGGCGGGAGTGGCTGCGACCGTCGCCCAGGTCTTCCAGGCGCGGATGGGGGCCTTCAAGCAGGACCCCCACCTGCAGTACATCGATGAGGCCGTCTGCCGGCGCTTCAAAGTCGCGAACCCAGAGCTGGCCAAGATGCGCGCCCGCGCAGCCTATTTCTCGACGCCAGTGGGTAAGCTGACGCTTTTTCCCGCCAGCCGACGCGTGCTGCGAACCCTCGCGCGGCGCGGGGTACGAAACTTCATCGTCAGTTTTGGGGATCCGGAGACGCAGCACGCCAAGGTGCGTGCGCTGGGGCTCGACGTTGAGAAGTCAGTGAAGAAGATCTTTTACGCCGATACGGGAAAGCTGATGACGAAGGAAGCGATCTTCAAAGTCATCCAGCAGCATGAGGAAAAGGATCCGCGCAAGATTCTGGTGGTGGGCGACCGGCCCTCGAGCGAGATCAAGGCAGGGAAGTCGCTGGGCTTTCATACCGCGCGCCTGCAGCACGGCGAGTTTGCGGTGCTCGAACCCGTGGGCGTGGAGGAAGAGGCCGACCGCACCATCTACTCCATCGGCGACGTGCTGAAGCTCCCTTATCGCTACGGCAAATGA
- a CDS encoding STAS domain-containing protein — MEIDVRKHEEVQVIHLHGDLKIGDPVDSFRQAVEELFGNGDSRIVVNVSDVPMIDSSGIGALVRLLTIAKQRGGALKLVNPSKLAVQTLKIVGLLNLFEIYDDEGEAVASFE, encoded by the coding sequence TTGGAGATCGATGTCCGGAAGCATGAAGAAGTGCAAGTCATCCACCTCCACGGCGACCTGAAGATCGGCGACCCTGTCGATTCCTTCCGTCAAGCCGTCGAAGAGCTTTTTGGCAACGGCGACAGCCGCATCGTCGTCAATGTGTCCGACGTTCCGATGATCGACTCGAGCGGCATCGGTGCGCTGGTCCGCCTGCTCACCATCGCCAAACAGCGTGGCGGAGCGCTCAAACTCGTCAACCCCTCGAAGCTGGCCGTGCAGACGCTGAAGATCGTCGGCCTGCTCAACCTCTTCGAGATCTATGACGATGAAGGCGAAGCGGTCGCGTCGTTCGAATAG
- a CDS encoding efflux RND transporter periplasmic adaptor subunit, with translation MATQSPGFSVPLAEFAATLLAQREISPRARIIAEFVSGLIPEAAVVVYAVHDQDQPAWKAEALLGEIAMQEAIVEHGAGTLGALAENREPVLYEAGEVAREDYAHLNVRRTIQSLAYIPLLVDETTLVGAIEIVSFGKPLTEGSVAPVLEAGELAALALGSAIIYENERNQQLESITRVTQMYDLEKVFNSTLEIDALVPVICAKFQEILNAQIVNLWMVHDEELLLGGQAGNDPRYELGSTQKAGEGIAGDVSGKGEPLLIDNAEDERIKRRNAGVDGDAYAVMVAPLIEKEKEVGVIEIVNRLDGSGYDEDDLFLLTTICDAAAGALHNARLLQTERKVEILETLVKVSKEITSTLNLDRVLQAVVDGPQEVIPYERASIALDQHGNLQMKAVSGEARVDKTDPNIRRLDELMHWVAGVQQEVFATQREERVEAKPESSEEKFRQYFSESGARGFFALPLTDDQGRVGIITFESSDPDFLGEAHFEMIKVLAGQATVAIRNAEMYKEVPFIGLLEPLLKRREKFLSMDRHRRRNYLVFAAAVAVFLAVFPLPMRLDGDATVAPAATAQVQPEIAGVVRRVLVTEGQRVTKGTTIAEMEDWDLKTALAAAEAKRANAVAQMSQALASGDSTTAGVKRADADYWTAEAQRAQQRLDRSRLRAPIDGIVATPHIENFTGRHLDVGERFAEIIDTNRAVVDIGVSEDEAGLLQEGVKGWVKLEALPTQTFRGKVNVVSPMSTTEGDHRVYFARVEVQNPEGTIRSGMQGRGKIEAGWHPAGYVLFRKPFLWFWAKLWSWMPW, from the coding sequence ATGGCGACTCAGAGTCCGGGGTTTTCCGTTCCCTTGGCGGAGTTTGCCGCCACGCTCCTGGCGCAAAGGGAGATCAGCCCGCGCGCGCGCATCATCGCGGAGTTTGTTTCCGGGCTGATCCCTGAGGCTGCGGTCGTGGTCTATGCAGTCCACGACCAGGACCAGCCGGCGTGGAAGGCGGAAGCACTGCTGGGCGAGATCGCCATGCAGGAAGCGATCGTCGAGCACGGCGCCGGCACACTCGGCGCCCTGGCGGAGAATCGCGAACCCGTGCTTTACGAAGCCGGTGAGGTAGCGCGCGAGGATTACGCCCACTTGAACGTCCGGCGGACGATACAGTCGCTCGCCTACATCCCGCTCCTCGTGGACGAGACCACACTCGTGGGTGCGATCGAGATCGTCAGTTTCGGCAAGCCACTCACCGAGGGGTCGGTGGCGCCGGTCCTCGAAGCGGGTGAACTGGCCGCGCTGGCGCTGGGTTCAGCCATCATCTACGAGAACGAGCGCAACCAGCAGCTCGAATCGATCACGCGCGTCACTCAGATGTACGACCTGGAAAAGGTCTTTAATTCCACGCTGGAGATAGATGCGCTCGTGCCCGTCATCTGCGCCAAATTTCAGGAGATCCTCAACGCCCAGATCGTGAACCTATGGATGGTCCACGATGAGGAGCTTCTGCTCGGCGGCCAGGCGGGCAACGATCCGCGTTATGAACTTGGCTCGACCCAAAAAGCGGGTGAAGGTATCGCCGGCGATGTATCGGGAAAAGGCGAACCGCTGCTCATCGATAACGCCGAGGACGAGCGCATCAAACGCCGTAATGCCGGCGTGGACGGCGATGCCTACGCAGTGATGGTCGCGCCGCTCATCGAGAAAGAGAAGGAGGTCGGCGTTATAGAGATCGTGAACCGACTCGACGGCTCCGGCTACGACGAGGACGACCTCTTCCTGCTCACCACCATCTGCGATGCAGCGGCGGGCGCGCTGCACAACGCCCGCCTGCTGCAGACCGAACGCAAGGTCGAGATCCTGGAGACGCTGGTCAAGGTCAGCAAAGAGATTACTTCTACCCTCAACCTGGACCGCGTACTGCAGGCGGTGGTGGATGGCCCGCAGGAGGTCATCCCCTATGAACGCGCTTCGATCGCCCTCGACCAGCACGGCAACTTGCAGATGAAGGCGGTCTCGGGTGAAGCGCGCGTGGACAAGACCGACCCGAACATCCGTCGCCTCGACGAGTTGATGCACTGGGTCGCCGGCGTGCAGCAGGAGGTTTTCGCCACCCAGCGCGAGGAGAGGGTCGAAGCCAAGCCGGAAAGTAGCGAGGAAAAATTCCGCCAGTATTTCTCCGAGAGCGGCGCGCGCGGTTTCTTCGCCCTGCCGCTCACCGACGATCAAGGGCGCGTGGGCATAATCACGTTCGAATCGAGCGATCCCGATTTCCTCGGCGAAGCGCACTTCGAGATGATCAAAGTGCTGGCCGGACAGGCCACGGTGGCCATCCGCAACGCCGAGATGTATAAGGAAGTTCCCTTCATCGGCCTGCTGGAGCCGCTGCTCAAGAGACGCGAGAAGTTCCTCTCCATGGACCGGCACCGGCGCCGCAATTACCTGGTGTTTGCAGCGGCGGTGGCGGTATTCCTCGCCGTCTTCCCGCTCCCCATGCGCCTGGATGGCGATGCGACCGTAGCGCCTGCAGCGACGGCGCAGGTGCAGCCGGAGATCGCCGGGGTGGTGCGCCGCGTGCTCGTGACCGAGGGACAGCGCGTGACCAAAGGAACGACCATCGCCGAGATGGAAGACTGGGACCTGAAGACTGCGCTCGCCGCTGCGGAGGCCAAGCGAGCCAACGCGGTCGCGCAGATGAGCCAGGCTCTTGCCAGCGGCGATAGCACCACGGCAGGGGTGAAGCGCGCCGACGCCGACTACTGGACCGCCGAAGCGCAGCGTGCGCAACAACGGCTCGATCGCTCGCGCTTGCGCGCACCCATCGACGGCATCGTCGCCACACCCCACATCGAGAATTTTACGGGTAGGCACCTGGACGTGGGTGAACGCTTCGCCGAGATCATAGACACCAATCGGGCGGTGGTGGATATCGGCGTCTCAGAGGACGAGGCCGGCCTGCTCCAAGAGGGTGTGAAGGGTTGGGTGAAGCTGGAGGCGCTGCCGACGCAGACCTTCCGCGGCAAGGTGAACGTGGTGAGTCCGATGAGCACGACCGAAGGCGATCATCGCGTCTATTTCGCGCGCGTCGAGGTACAGAACCCCGAGGGGACGATCCGCTCCGGTATGCAAGGACGCGGCAAGATCGAGGCTGGCTGGCATCCCGCCGGCTACGTGCTCTTCCGCAAGCCGTTCTTGTGGTTCTGGGCGAAACTCTGGTCGTGGATGCCATGGTGA
- a CDS encoding efflux RND transporter periplasmic adaptor subunit encodes MAAAAPTTENDGVIASGPLIVENQVEVEAAREGMVSRVLVDTGTAVQKGQLLGELDNRQAKADRDAAAARVRSLEFDVKGWEYETKVLEADLGRSERMWEAQLITKQELDHARYKVEADKYETERYRANLEAARHQLQTADLELAKTRIIAPFPGVIGRRYVRAGDKVTMGERLFWVTATAPLRMRFTLPEKYVGKIRKGDMLNVAVADAPEMKHSARIVLVSPVVDPASGTIEVSAEVMPPLGDLKPGMSATVSFAAASSIAPK; translated from the coding sequence ATGGCTGCTGCTGCGCCTACGACGGAGAACGACGGCGTGATCGCCAGCGGTCCGCTCATCGTGGAGAACCAGGTGGAGGTAGAAGCGGCGCGTGAAGGCATGGTCAGCCGCGTCTTGGTCGACACCGGCACCGCGGTGCAGAAAGGTCAACTGCTGGGCGAGCTGGACAATCGCCAGGCCAAGGCTGACCGCGACGCTGCGGCCGCACGGGTGCGCAGCCTGGAGTTCGACGTGAAGGGCTGGGAGTACGAGACCAAAGTGCTCGAGGCCGACTTGGGACGCTCCGAAAGAATGTGGGAGGCGCAGCTCATCACCAAACAAGAGCTCGACCACGCACGTTACAAGGTCGAGGCCGACAAGTATGAGACGGAGCGCTACCGGGCGAACCTGGAGGCTGCCCGGCATCAACTCCAGACGGCGGACTTGGAACTGGCCAAGACGCGCATCATCGCACCTTTCCCTGGAGTGATCGGCCGACGCTACGTTCGTGCCGGCGACAAGGTGACCATGGGCGAGCGGTTGTTCTGGGTGACTGCGACGGCACCGCTGCGCATGCGCTTCACGTTGCCGGAGAAATATGTCGGCAAGATCCGTAAGGGCGACATGCTCAACGTCGCCGTGGCCGATGCGCCGGAGATGAAGCATAGCGCACGCATCGTGCTCGTCAGTCCCGTGGTCGATCCGGCCAGCGGCACGATCGAGGTATCGGCGGAGGTCATGCCGCCGCTGGGTGACCTGAAGCCGGGCATGTCCGCCACCGTAAGCTTCGCGGCTGCCTCATCGATCGCGCCGAAATGA
- a CDS encoding HlyD family efflux transporter periplasmic adaptor subunit, whose translation MNLTETLNVALPDIPIHNQRRGYFKLHPALVGKEHMEGDERVVSAIISKRPELFTFTPEQWTIVNLFDGKRSFEEIAELYFRQSGVRYSQEEIASYAEELDSVDFWFKTPLEKNIALRQKLAEERGKHKKKTSKYGDVSHIEFNAWDPDDYLEKVNRVLAFMYTPWFTLVTLLGFLFMAYIFVIKWSEIGVDTLQFYDMTVKSGWEIAEFWLLACLVLFIHETAHGISCKHYGGHVHRMGFHLIYLTPAFFTDVTEAWVYADKWQRVVTIVSGAWSEMMICAIAAPIWYVTPYGTWVHEFAYKLILITGLGVLFFNWNPLIKLDGYYLLTEIIAIPNLKEDATAYTSALVKRLVWRLPIEIPYVAKKRRVGFVVYALASGAYSYMILYIVARFAGNLTRGISGDWAFIPAIAIGLLIFRSRIKTLVSFMQTVYLDKKERLRVWFTPQRSLAVAVAGLVLIFAPLWQDSIEGRFILEPKDHAVLRAAVAGVVEQVNAQEGQAVSAGDVLIRMRNLQLESEAGRARADFVVANARFADAQLHFADYVPAQHEREQARISARQSADRLERLAIPSPLNGTISSPRPQDLENSYVKEGAVLLEVVDGSMLKARIYIPEFDVRKVTIGEPARLLCDDRMRPLSGTVESILPASEDIQGGLMHKTEYKGTRPPRFYVVTILVANQSDSLKIGMPGTAKVFHGRKSVAGMLWEPLWDTVSRKVW comes from the coding sequence ATGAACCTTACCGAGACGCTCAACGTCGCGCTTCCCGATATCCCGATCCACAATCAACGGAGAGGGTATTTCAAGCTCCACCCGGCGCTCGTCGGGAAGGAGCACATGGAAGGCGACGAGCGAGTGGTCAGCGCCATCATCTCCAAGCGGCCCGAGTTGTTCACCTTCACGCCCGAACAGTGGACCATCGTCAACCTGTTCGATGGCAAACGCTCCTTCGAAGAGATTGCCGAGCTCTATTTCAGACAGAGTGGCGTGCGCTACAGCCAGGAAGAGATTGCCAGCTACGCCGAGGAGCTCGATTCGGTCGACTTCTGGTTCAAGACACCCCTCGAGAAGAACATCGCGCTGCGGCAGAAGCTGGCGGAAGAGCGCGGCAAGCATAAGAAGAAGACGTCGAAGTACGGTGACGTTTCGCACATCGAGTTCAACGCCTGGGATCCGGACGACTATCTGGAGAAGGTGAACCGCGTTCTGGCGTTCATGTACACGCCATGGTTCACGCTGGTCACCCTGCTCGGCTTCCTCTTCATGGCGTACATCTTCGTCATCAAGTGGAGCGAGATCGGCGTGGATACGCTCCAGTTCTATGACATGACGGTCAAGAGCGGCTGGGAGATCGCCGAGTTCTGGCTGCTCGCGTGCCTGGTTCTCTTCATCCATGAAACGGCGCACGGCATCTCGTGCAAGCACTACGGCGGACATGTCCATCGTATGGGCTTCCACCTGATCTATCTCACGCCGGCCTTCTTCACCGACGTGACCGAAGCTTGGGTCTATGCCGATAAGTGGCAACGTGTGGTGACCATCGTCTCCGGCGCCTGGTCGGAGATGATGATCTGCGCCATCGCCGCGCCCATCTGGTACGTCACGCCTTACGGCACCTGGGTCCACGAGTTTGCCTACAAGCTGATCCTCATCACCGGCTTGGGCGTGCTCTTCTTCAACTGGAACCCGCTCATCAAACTCGATGGCTACTATTTGCTCACCGAGATCATCGCCATTCCCAACCTCAAAGAGGATGCGACTGCCTACACCTCGGCGCTGGTGAAGCGGTTGGTATGGCGGCTGCCGATCGAGATTCCATACGTCGCGAAGAAGCGGAGGGTCGGTTTTGTGGTCTATGCGCTGGCTTCCGGCGCATACAGCTACATGATCCTGTACATCGTCGCGCGCTTTGCCGGCAACCTGACACGCGGCATCAGCGGCGACTGGGCGTTTATCCCTGCGATCGCGATCGGGCTCCTCATCTTCCGCTCGCGAATCAAGACTCTGGTGTCCTTTATGCAGACTGTCTATCTCGACAAGAAAGAACGACTACGCGTTTGGTTCACTCCGCAGCGCTCACTGGCGGTCGCTGTTGCCGGTCTGGTGCTGATCTTCGCTCCCCTCTGGCAGGACTCCATCGAGGGGCGTTTCATCCTCGAGCCTAAGGACCACGCCGTGTTGCGTGCTGCTGTGGCCGGCGTGGTGGAGCAAGTGAACGCCCAGGAGGGCCAGGCGGTGAGCGCCGGCGATGTGCTCATCCGCATGCGCAATCTACAGTTGGAATCGGAGGCTGGACGTGCCCGGGCGGACTTCGTGGTCGCCAATGCCCGCTTCGCCGACGCGCAGCTTCATTTTGCCGATTATGTTCCCGCGCAGCACGAACGCGAGCAGGCGCGCATCAGCGCGCGCCAGTCCGCTGACCGCCTGGAGCGGCTCGCCATTCCTAGCCCGCTCAATGGAACGATCTCTTCCCCGCGTCCCCAAGACCTTGAGAATAGCTACGTCAAGGAAGGCGCCGTGTTGCTCGAGGTGGTGGATGGGTCAATGCTGAAGGCGCGCATCTACATCCCCGAGTTCGACGTGCGCAAGGTCACCATCGGAGAACCGGCCCGCCTGCTATGCGACGATCGCATGCGGCCACTTAGCGGCACGGTGGAGTCCATCCTGCCGGCCTCGGAGGACATCCAGGGAGGCCTGATGCACAAGACGGAATACAAGGGCACCCGTCCCCCCAGGTTCTATGTGGTCACGATCCTGGTCGCGAATCAATCCGACTCGCTGAAGATCGGAATGCCCGGTACAGCCAAGGTTTTCCATGGACGAAAGAGCGTAGCCGGCATGCTGTGGGAGCCCCTCTGGGATACCGTCTCGCGGAAGGTTTGGTAG